AGTACCATGGCAGGAAACGTCGAGGCCTGACCCTGGCCATCGGCGACGGTGCAAATGACTTGGCCAtgatctcagccagccacgtGGGCATCGGCATATCTGGAAAGGAAGGTCTTCAAGCAGCTCGTGTGGCAGACTATGCCATTGCTCAATTTCGGTTTCTGCAGAGGATGCTGCTTGTCCACGGACGATGGAATTACATTCGTACCGCCAAGTTCATTCTTTACACGTTCTGGAAGGAAATGTTCTTCTACCTGCCAACAGCGCAGTATCAAAGATATACTGGCTACAGCGGCACGTCTCTGTATGAAGCTACCAGTCTGACTGTTTTCAACACCCTTTTTACGAGTCTCTGCGTTATCTGTATGGGAATTTGGGAGCAAGATCTCAGCGCTGAGACACTGCTGGCCGTTCCCGAGCTTTATGTCTACGGGCAGCGCAACCAGGGCCTCAACATATGGAAGTTTGGTCGATGGATGCTTCTCGGTGCCATTGAGGGTGTGGTCTGTTGGTATGGCGTCTGGGCTGGCTATGGTTGGATCTCACCAGCAGCGCGCGACCAAGGTTTGTATGCCCTGGGGACGCTCACATTTTCAGTTGGAGTTCTCTGGATCAACTGGAAACTTTTGTAAGTGACTACCTCGTTTGGGCACCATTTCGAGACTAACGTGATTAGCATTTTCGAAACCCATTACAAGTCTACCATTGTCATGGTATCTTTCTTTGTTACTACTATCGGCTGGTTCGCTTGGCTGTGTTTCCTTGACGCAGCCTATGCGGGTAGCCCGTCCGGGCCATACGCTATTCGAAATAGTTTCACGGAAGTATTTGGGGCCGATGCAGTATGGTGGGCAACACTATTCATCGTACTTGGGCTCCTGGGTCTGTTCGAGATCGTGCTCAAATGCGTCAAACGTCTTCTCCTAATTGC
This genomic interval from Fusarium verticillioides 7600 chromosome 1, whole genome shotgun sequence contains the following:
- a CDS encoding phospholipid-translocating ATPase, whose protein sequence is MLQVNSVICCRASPAQKALLVSTVRSRLKKYHGRKRRGLTLAIGDGANDLAMISASHVGIGISGKEGLQAARVADYAIAQFRFLQRMLLVHGRWNYIRTAKFILYTFWKEMFFYLPTAQYQRYTGYSGTSLYEATSLTVFNTLFTSLCVICMGIWEQDLSAETLLAVPELYVYGQRNQGLNIWKFGRWMLLGAIEGVVCWYGVWAGYGWISPAARDQGLYALGTLTFSVGVLWINWKLFIFETHYKSTIVMVSFFVTTIGWFAWLCFLDAAYAGSPSGPYAIRNSFTEVFGADAVWWATLFIVLGLLGLFEIVLKCVKRLLLIAGLWDWPPWGKSRRGENIEEWDVELWQELEQDPALRERLKRLARDEQLEEEDEFEHGIEEGLRGR